The genomic region TGCAACCATTGGTAACCAGCTCCAATTGAGTAGCCTTTAGGGTCAGCTACCCATTGATTACCTTGAAAGCCACCTGAAAGAATCCCACGAACTTTACAAatattcctccaattccaattggaATCTTGAGGAGGTTGATAACTATCCCAATCAACTCCTTTCATATGAACATGGTCCTATCCATAAGACCCAGAGTTTATCATCTTTAGTGTAAATACAATTTACTAACTTGCCAACATTGGCCATATTCCACACCCCAGCATCTTTGATACCCAGACCCCCTCCTTTTTGCCGCTACAAACATCATGCCAGGCCACAAGGGGAGTTCTGTGGTACTTAGTGTCCCCACTCCACAAGTAATTTCTCCAGATTGCCTCAATTCTCTTAATCACTCCTTTGGGGATCAAGAAGATGGAAGCCCAGTAGTTATGTAATGTATTGAATACAGAGTTAATCAATACGAGTCTCCCTGCATAACTCAATTTCCTAGCACCAATACTCCTAACTCTTAAAACAATCTTTTAAATCAACACATTGCAATCAGTCTTAGTTAATCTCCCAGTTTAGATAGGGATACCCAAGTATTTGAAAGGGAGCACACCTTCAGTAAAGCCAGAAATCTCAGTAATATCATGTTTCAGACCAGGTGCCACACCATTAAACACAACCTCAGACTTAGCTGAATTGACTCTAAGTCCAGAGGTAGCAGAAAAAGTAGCCAGAGCCCTTAGCATAAGCATAATTGATTGGACATCTCCTTTGCAAAACATCAACAGATCATCATCAAATAACAAGTGAGTCAGTTTAAGGCTTTTGCAAAGTGAATGATATCTAAAGAACCACTTGTCAGTTGAAAACTCCAACACCCTAGAAAGATATTCCATGCATATACAAAAAAGAAGAGGAGAAATAGGGTCCCCTTGCCTCAACCCTCTTCTTCCTTTAAAATACCCAAACTGTGCCCCCATTAAGATTAAGGGAATAAGAGGTAGTAGAGATGCAAGTCATCACCATTTGCCTAAACTTAACAGGGAAATTCAAAGCCTCTAACATCTGCTCCACAAAAGACCATTCAATAGAATCATAGGCTTTTTGTAAGTCCAGCTTGAACATACATCTAGGAGAAGCCATTCCTCTAGAATAAAGTCTCGCTAGGTCCTGACAAATGAGAATCTTTTCAAGAATACTCATACCCTTAACAAATGCACCCTGGTTTCTACTGATGATGTCAAGCAGAACTAAGGCTAATTTAGAGCAAAGGATCTTTGAAATTGATTTATAAATCACATTACAGCAAGAGATATGTCTGAAATGCTTTACACTTTTTGGTCTATCCACTTTTGGGATCAGTGTGATCACTGTAGAATTAATCTGAGTCAGAAGCTTTCCAGTATCAAAAACGTTTGCAATAGCTGCACAAACCTCCTCTCCCACAATTTCCCAAGCATCCCTATAAAATTGGTTATTAAAGCCATCAGGTCCAGGGAATTTGCTTTTAGGAATACAGAAAATGCTATGCTTAATTTCCTCAACTGTAACTGGTCTGTTCAAAATATCCCAATGATCAGCTGTACAACATGAGCCCCTTCTAACCACGGATAGGTTGACATAATCAGTGACAGTAGTAGTCCCCAACAGGTCCTGATAATAATATAAGAAAGCACTTTGGATATCATCACCCAAAATACATTGCTTGCCATGCATATCCTCAATTTGCAAAACCTTGTTCATCATAATCCTCTTTTTTTATAGCATGATGGAAATAATAAGTACTCAGGTCACCTTCAATGGACCACTGAATTTTAGCTTTCTGAGTTCAAGAAACTATCCCTAGCAAAGATGAGCTCCTTTAACTCAGCAGACAACTCCATTTCCTGCTGAATAAGATCAATATTCCCTGGCTCATCCACAATTTATTTCTGAATGCTTTCCAACAAAGCACTGGCAATACTAGTACTATTTTCTATATCAGAAAAATAGGACCTGTTCAAACCCTTGAGCATAGGTTTTAAAGCTTTCAAATTTTTAATGAGGATAAACATCTTAGTCCCACTGTAAGACCTACCCCAAACAGATGCAACATGCCTAAAAAAAGAGTCAGCTttaccccacatattaaaatacttaaaGCTTCTCCTCCCACCCATCACTATTTTCCTATCCACTACAGTACATGGATAGTGATCAAACATACCCTCAGGGTGGAAATGAGCCACATAGTCCCCATACAAATCCATCCATTCCTGGTTCCCCAGTTAATATTATTAAGAATCATTTGGGTAAAATCTTGGGTGAAATTGATAGGAGAGTTTCTACTTTGAAACTTTGGAGGATGCTtttattcatagctcaagaacaaggttggaaGGAGTTCAACCTTATGCCCATTTCCGTTTCATTCTAATGTAAGGAAAAATCGTTTTCTCCTTTTACTCTTTCTTTATATTTGTTTGCATGTAACTAGGTCTAAAACATCTAAATTAATTAGTAACTTAGATCTATATTAAATGAGTCTAATAAGAAGGTTTATAAACCTAACAGTCTCAACTTGTAGTCGGGAATTATAGTCGGTCAAATTTAATTCGTAAAAAAAGTTTTGACCAACCATTACTACATGCTACAAGTTCAAAAAcgatgatttttttttcaaattttaggCCTTGAtaagataattggtttgaaaaaaaaattaccattttctgaactcgtaacataGAATTATTGCCGGTCaaaattttttttgtaaaaaacgaGGAGTACACATTAGAAAACCaaaaagttcaggggtacactgtaacacccccatactccaagcgccttaccaggaccactcaggtataaggatgccaccatctcggttacccaaggcatgatattcatacgacaataacgaaacaactttaaaagtaaataaagtttaaagtgattacatagcaataccaaactgataaaaataaatacaagatcctcagacagtctactgctaaaactatcaaagctataaaacatcgtctgacacagcggaagacttctaactgccacgtgacgactcatcccagctatcccatacgcgtcataccatacctgctcaataactgctcaccacccccgaatggatcaccacagtttttaaaacatttaaacgggtcagtactaatcacacaacttatatatatcaacaataagataaacagatgacttaaccgtcacacacacacacaatcacactaatcccaacaatctcaatcaccgaccgtccccTTTGGACTAcgccccgatgggggaccgcagccgtgcacccaccaaatccccgctccacatagtgaacgataaccttgtccattaatgtgcacatcccttctgtggcgggttccactgtagaaagcgaaactagggcgtgaagccactcccgcaagtgaccccactccgccgaggacacgcctcgagaaccacaggacaacaatcacaaacacaatcgcaatcacaaccgtcacaatacaattactatatcaacaatcaatctcaacacatcaaccaatatcccattatgggactaatactgagtaggaaatcctacctggaacagcaacacaatcagacggtctcaacagctgagtcaaaaagcctcttctatgaaccctcctcctatcatacaacacatagaggctaccgaatcacatactacacataaaacccccaatctctaaattagggtttaaccaaatcaaaggaaatacaataaaaagggtacatagatcttaccctcgacgcaaggaactcaacggtatgaacaacgacaagaactggccgtctgaactccgggaattgctaaga from Silene latifolia isolate original U9 population chromosome 3, ASM4854445v1, whole genome shotgun sequence harbors:
- the LOC141649525 gene encoding uncharacterized protein LOC141649525 gives rise to the protein MEYLSRVLEFSTDKWFFRYHSLCKSLKLTHLLFDDDLLMFCKGDVQSIMLMLRALATFSATSGLRVNSAKSEVVFNGVAPGLKHDITEISGFTEGRLVLINSVFNTLHNYWASIFLIPKGVIKRIEAIWRNYLWSGDTKYHRTPLVAWHDVCSGKKEGVWDHVHMKGVDWDSYQPPQDSNWNWRNICKVRGILSGGFQGNQWVADPKGYSIGAGYQWLQGPHPPVDWYKDVWKGWNVPKQAFIAWLVCRKALNTRVNLLQMGVTVNDNCVLCEGGPENHCHLYIDCIYSQQVLAGLENWLQRKLTVNPGDCSKLQYQVIKSIQKQVQGRVKQKSKEIVQARYRQWLVSIGIHVM